From Natator depressus isolate rNatDep1 chromosome 7, rNatDep2.hap1, whole genome shotgun sequence, the proteins below share one genomic window:
- the LOC141991400 gene encoding small ribosomal subunit protein uS13-like, translating into MSLVIPEKFQRILRVLNTNIDGRWKIAFAITVIKGVGRRYAHVVLRKADIGLTKRAGELTEDEVESVITIMQNPHQYKIPDWFLNRQKDVKDSKYSQVLANGLDNKLREDLEWLKKIQVHRGLRHFWGLRMWGQHTKTTRRRARTVSVSKKK; encoded by the coding sequence ATGTCTCTTGTGATCCCTGAGAAATTCCAGCGTATCCTGCGAGTGCTCAACACCAACATAGACGGGCGATGGAAAATTGCCTTTGCCATCACCGTCATCAAGGGTGTGGGTCGACGCTACGCTCATGTGGTGCTGAGGAAAGCGGACATTGGCCTGACCAAGAGGGCTGGGGAACTGACAGAGGATGAGGTGGAGAGTGTCATCACTATCATGCAGAACCCCCATCAGTACAAGATCCCCGACTGGTTCCTCAACAGGCAGAAGGACGTCAAAGACAGCAAATACAGCCAGGTTCTGGCCAACGGGCTGGACAACAAACTGCGTGAGGACCTGGAGTGGCTAAAGAAAATCCAGGTGCATCGGGGCCTGCGCCACTTCTGGGGGCTGCGCATGTGGGGCCAGCACACCAAGACGACCAGGCGCCGGGCCAGAACCGTCAGTGTCTCCAAGAAGAAGTAG